A region from the Rosa rugosa chromosome 6, drRosRugo1.1, whole genome shotgun sequence genome encodes:
- the LOC133716186 gene encoding uncharacterized protein LOC133716186, with protein MARENRSRGRREGSSRGGEGASRGGAGASRGGGEGVSRGHGEGAPRWGAVGGSRGVVEGVPRGVAEGSSRGGDEGTSRRCGEGSSRGVPSRVGRPMDPETHDVEDIEVLEISRSPRGRLLLGDMPIDQPGPSMTEEQIAEMRTTWAIPDNILLRPLRDVNMPSEAPSKSDAPYADVDPDTIIQGLLLESETARRVNVELPDKVRLTDHRVNMLLPDEMYLRFPDTVLEYLN; from the exons ATGGCGCGGGAGAATCGTAGTCGCGGTAGGAGAGAGGGTTCCTCTCGTGGAGGGGAAGGAGCTTCCCGTGGTGGTGCCGGCGCCTCTCGCGGAGGTGGTGAAGGTGTTTCTCGCGGTCATGGCGAAGGTGCTCCCCGTTGGGGTGCTGTAGGCGGTTCCCGAGGAGTGGTTGAGGGTGTTCCTCGTGGGGTCGCCGAGGGCAGTTCTCGAGGAGGCGATGAGGGTACTTCCCGTAGGTGTGGCGAGGGTTCGTCCCGTGGAGTTCCGAGTAGGGTTGGGCGACCCATGGATCCCGAGACACATGATGTGGAGGATATCGAAGTGTTGGAGATATCGCGTTCGCCACGGGGGCGGTTGCTCCTTGGTGATATGCCCATTGACCAGCCCGGTCCGAGTATGACAGAGGAGCAGATCGCCGAGATGAGGACCACGTGGGCGATTCCGGACAATATCTTGTTGCGCCCTTTAAGGGATG TGAATATGCCAAGCGAGGCCCCTAGCAAGAGTGACGCTCCGTACGCCGATGTCGATCCCGATACTATTATTCAGGGGTTGTTACTAGAATCGGAGACGGCGAGGCGAGTTAATGTTGAGCTGCCGGACAAGGTACGCTTAACTGATCATCGGGTGAACATGCTGTTGCCCGACGAGATGTATCTGAGGTTTCCCGATACTGTTCTGGAGTATCTCAACTAG